GTATTTGATTTGTGTATCTGTGTAGGTGTGATCTCTTGAACAGAGTTCTGTATTTCAACACATTTGAAATGTGCATCGTTCTTGTACAGAACTAATTTGTTTGTTCTATTTTCCTACTTCCAGGAGGTATACGAACTGTTAATgttattaaagtattttaaaaatatttctagcaATTCATGAAGAATCATTTATATCTCCATAAACAATGAGCAGCTCCTTTGCTGATAGTTGCATATATTTGTACTTGCCAGTAACACTCTGCTAACACAAGCAATTGACCATTCATTTATATATCTAAAAAGCATATTCCATTTTGGACTTATACACATAAATTAAGAAGCAGATGCTGCACATCACTTGCTGTCTTTTTCAACAGATGATTTACAAAATGCTGGTCAGTGAAAGTCAACCAGTCGCCTTTAACATTACAAAATGCATCTTCAGGACAAAGGACAAAGGGAGAGACATAAAAGGTTGGAAGCATAGAAGCATATCCTCATAAGTACTAAGCAATCCCTATTGTTGGATGACCAGATTGAATCATCATTTAGGTAGGTGTCATCAAAATTCACAATCTTCAAGTCCTTTTTGAGATacattttgttcagtttgtttAGTGTTCGAGCAAAGGTATATTTAGATGCACAACTATATGCCTCCAAACTGTAGACTTTGTGGAAGTGCATATCAAAATATGGATTATCCtaaaaaatggagagagaatGAAATTATTACATGCATTACAGACATTAGAATGGCAAATGTTCTCTGCTCAGATGCCTTCAGGCCTTTTTCTCAGTTTGATGGATACTAAAAAGTATTAGCTATGCACTTCGCATATTTCTGCCATTCATACTAAAGGGTCTTTTAAAACTTTACAAAGTAGCAGTTTATAATTAGCTGCTATTCCTTGCCATTAGGAATTTTGGCTGAGTGAAACTTTCAGAGTTTGGCCAAATGATACCCTGCACTTTATTGGGATTACACAAGGTTGTTTTGAAATGAACTGATTTGTCATGTTGCCTAAAACACTATATGAAAAGCACTTGCCTTGGACTATAACTATATATGCCTGTCAGAAGAAGAATATTGATTCCCCTTCCTGCCTAAATTGTTATTCTGTGTGCTTTCAGGCTCCTTGGCACAATTAATACTAGCAGCAGCTAAGTTCTATTAAATTCTATAGATATGAATAGCAATATTATGAGTATTTATAGCAGTGTCAATCACCCTGTAATCAGGAGTTTAAGGTTCATTTAGGCTTTTCTATAAccaaaaataagattttgatCATCCAAGTTCTGGATGGCTGAATCATCTTTGAAGGGTATTTTAGTAAAAAACGCTTCaaaaaaaggccaaaataaATTCATGTGTACAAGTGAAAAGGAAATCTGCTGTCTGCCTTGGCTGGGGAAGGGACAGGAACATTTCCAGATGCAAGATAATTTGGAGAGAGGACATAAAAGATTATTAGTTTTAGCTACTTTGAACCTGAGCTCACCTCCACCATCTCCCAGATTCCTAGTTTCAAACTTGAGGGCAATGTGCAGAGGACCGCAGACTGCTGCAGAGCTCATCTGGTTCCCCATGTAGGAGCTGTGGGAGCGTTTTTTGAAGGGGAACAGTCATCAGGATAGAATGAGTACAACTAGAGTCTCTAATTTTCCTTAGATCAAGACTGTGAAACCTTTATTGTGGGCTCTTGATATCAGAATAATCCGAATTCCATTTTATGTTCATTTGAACGCTCTTATGGGgtaaaaaaagcaatttttccctgtactacatttttattcatggGTGACTGTTAAAATGTCTTACCTACAGTAAGATATTCTCCTCAGCAAATTCTTCTAGCTTCTGTAAAATAAGATTTGATTCTACTTTTGGTGTTGGTTAGTAGTTGCCTACTACTGCAGCCTCAAACCCTTCTGTAATTGTATCTgagagattattatttttttttttttaccagtaaGATCACGCAAATCTAGCTGAAGTTTTTAGCAGTATGATCACATAAATCTAGccaaacacaaatatttaattgatCTAAGTAATGGGAGTGAGATCTCAGTTAACTGAGAGAGGCACAATTTCCTAAGCTGGTACACCAAATGATGCACTTACACGATGTTTTACATATTGACACAAATCCTCTTTGCCACACAAAGAACACGTTCATAAATTCaaatggcagcagcacagcctccataaaaatatttaactaaatattattttctaatacaCATTACATTGGATTAATCCAAATTTATACTGGGAGCTGCAGTGGAGAACTTTTATTCCAAGTTATGATGAGCAAATTAGAAAACATCCAGCTCGTCCTTCAAATCTCAACAGGAGAGATGAAGAttacaacacacacaaaaaaatctctcctgcccctgccccaaaAGTGCAAATCTGTACCCTCTCCCACACAACAGACTCAAAATtccttggatttttttgttttgttttttaaacagaattttttttccagattatgCACTCCAATTGCATTTCAATACTTGTATTCCAAATTGCAACACAAGAAAAGCATATtctaatacatgtatttaataatAGATAACACTTACAGTATCAGCTTCTTTTCCATCAATCATCTCCAGATCTTTCAGAAACCACTTTTCAACTACTTCATATTTCTCTTCTCGATCCACTCGAAAGTGGTTTACCATACATATTTCTACTTCTTCACTTTTAGTCactgcaagacaaaaataatttagataCGCAAGCACACACTTCCCAAGAGTTCTGATAATAAAAGACTTACgctacattttaaataataatttaaatgatgATGTGCAGGTCTGTATAGTGCTATGCTGGActtaatagttttattttgcaattagtAGAAATAGCTCTGTGTTCTCAGACTATGAAACCTCTCAGCATTTAGTAGATTGAGGATTTACCTTCCCCCTCCTGTGAAAAGACAGTCTTGGCTGTGCTAAAGCCTTTCATTTGAATTCGCTAGCAGTGCAATGAAGAACAATCCTGGCACTGGATCTATGTGGATAACCTACTTATCCTACTTACTTTGAGGGGGAATCTTTCTGTGATGCTGGAGTCAAAAAATTGCAGAATCACTACCAAGGTTCTGTATTTACATGAATCGTGCTACACCTTCTGTTCTGGGGTTGTCTTATATATCCAtcactttttaaacaaaactcttttccttataaaacaaaactctcAATTTCCTTATAAAATACATAAGTATGTCACTTAACAgaagcaacactgaaaatatttcttaaatcttCAAGTTGCCCAGTGGTAGCTTTGTAGAAATTACTATTTTCCAATTAAGGCAGGAAATTAGAATGAAAAGAGCATGAGGACATTATTTATAATAACTACCATTATTAATTGATTACATTGAGTGCTTTGTAAGAGATCAGACTTCTGTAACACAATAATTAGGGTGAAAAGCACTGGAGCCTGAAACATCTGCACATCCAACATAACAACTTCAGGGCAGACCAACTTCCTCAGGCCATCTTGTAGCCTGAGGTAAGTAAATACGAGATGTCACCTACATTTGGCAGCAACATTTTGACATCATAACGTGATACTACAGGCAAAGGACcaaaattcttttatttctaaatgctgcctgaatttctgaaaaatccaTTCTGAAACTAGACTGTTTTATTCCTGTTATGATGTCCTTGACTTCTCACTTGTTTATAAGAAGGCtacaaaataaagatgaaggATTATGTTGGAGATGTAGCTTCTTtccactgcagagaaaaataaaggaaaatatataaattgatCATAATTCTCTCAGCCTATAGCTTCCCAAACAGCCTGCTgggaaaaaacaaccacttGCTTTTATATCTTTCTGGTCCTACCAGTCATGATTACTCAATGATTTTTAATCAGAGGACCTCTGGTGTATTATCTCTATGGAGAAGTTACAGTGGCTTTCATTTGCAAGCACATCTATTAGGCTACTCTTAGAAAGTTCTCTTCTTACTTCCAGTTTTACCCCATTTTGTTTGCTGTCCCGTGAAGGAGTATGTGGTCTCCCTCAGTGTTGAGTGAAAACAAATCCAACCCCAAAAGCTCAGTGTCCTTTCAGAAATACAAGTGGACACCCTAGGCACCTCCAGGACCCACAGACTGCCACTTCTCCACCCCTGGTGTAGGAACAGAGATTGTATGAAATGAGGATAGAGAACAGATGTGTTAAGAAACTGCTCCACTAAGCACAATGAGGCCAGGAGCATGTTCTGCCCAGTGGTGAAACTCAGCTGGACAATTTTCACCTACAACATTGttcttttcctgcatttttgaTATATTGCTCGTTCTTGCACTCAGTTGAcatagttaaagaaaaaattatttttgatatgCGGCATGATCTCAGATCTACC
This genomic window from Aythya fuligula isolate bAytFul2 chromosome 4, bAytFul2.pri, whole genome shotgun sequence contains:
- the EXOC1L gene encoding exocyst complex component 1-like; translated protein: MSSLVKEDLTKRLFGPRRLRLQEFIEVEGSGAGRCYLCAAVTKSEEVEICMVNHFRVDREEKYEVVEKWFLKDLEMIDGKEADTDNPYFDMHFHKVYSLEAYSCASKYTFARTLNKLNKMYLKKDLKIVNFDDTYLNDDSIWSSNNRDCLVLMRICFYASNLLCLSLCPLS